The following is a genomic window from Planktothrix serta PCC 8927.
AGAAGCCAGCCAAGTTAGCGATACCAGTGATAATACCGTTGTTAGTAGTAGCTTAGATACCTTTAACATTAACGTTCAGTCTTCACCCCCTCCAGCCTCCAAGGTGAGAGTAGAAGCTGAAAATATGACCTTAGCCGGGTATAAGATTGAGTCGGGAACCTTTGCCTCTGCGGGTAAATTTATTGGTTTATCAAGTCCCAATACCACCGGAAATGCGACCCAAGCCTTTAGCGGAGTATCGGGTCTATATGATATCGTAGTCGGATATTTTGACGAAAACGATGGTATATCTCCCTTCTCCGTTTCCGTCGCCGGGAATACCGTTAGTCAATGGACTGCTGCTCAATCCCTAGGAGATACTCGGGCTTCAGCTACAACCTTGACCTCAAAAACAATTTCTGGGGTTAATCTGACTCAAGGCGATGAAATTAAACTGACTGGAACCTTAGAACGTGGAGAAAATGGCAGGTTTGACTATGTAGAGTTTATTCCAGTTACAACCCCAACTCCCGATACCACTGCACCCACAGCAACTGCCACAGCTAACGATACCA
Proteins encoded in this region:
- a CDS encoding carbohydrate-binding protein, whose translation is EASQVSDTSDNTVVSSSLDTFNINVQSSPPPASKVRVEAENMTLAGYKIESGTFASAGKFIGLSSPNTTGNATQAFSGVSGLYDIVVGYFDENDGISPFSVSVAGNTVSQWTAAQSLGDTRASATTLTSKTISGVNLTQGDEIKLTGTLERGENGRFDYVEFIPVTTPTPDTTAPTATATANDTTLNLGSNNSYTFTVTYSDNQAVKVSSLDSQDVRVTGPNGF